The Streptomyces sp. A2-16 sequence GGCCGCTCATCCCGCCGCCGAAGTGCACGAGATGGACGGGCACGTGGTCGGCGTACCAGTCGACGAGATGGCCGACCTCGTCGATGTCGGAGGCAGCGCCGGGAGAGGTGTGCACATGGACGACGAGGCCGTGCCGGGCGGCCTCGGCGAAGATGCGGTCCAGCTGGGGGCGGCAGGCTGGGTCCGTGGGGCGGCCTCCCAGCAGGAAACTCAGCTTGAGGGCCTTGACTCCGCTCTCGCCCGCCAACTGGAGCGCCTCGTCCGTGCGTTGGGCGTCCTCCGGGCGTGGGGACACCCACAGCCCGGCGCGGATGCGGTCGTCGCTCTGCGCGGCCTCCAGCGCCAGCTCGTTGAAGGAGAAGGCGATCGCGGGGTCCGGGACGCCGTAGTTGGGGATGACCAGGGCTCGTTCGGTGCCCTCCGTGTCCAGGTCGGCGATGAGCTGCTTGACGGTGGCGCGAGCGGTGGTGTCCGGGTTGACGGGTGGGCCGCCGTAGAAGGGATAGGCGGGCAGGACGCCGATGTGGCGGTGTGCGTCGTGGACCATGGTGTGGTTCCTCAGCCGATCGGTAGGGCGGAGGCGAGTTCGCTGGGGGCTCCGGTGAGGGTGCCGCACACGTCGGCCAGGCGGCGCGAGGCGTCGATGTGGTCGGCGAGGAACGCGGCGTCCCGGCCGACCGCCTCGAAGCGGCCCGAACCCCACGAGTACTGCCAGGGCAGACCGAGAAAGTGGAGGCCGGGCGTCCCGGTGGCGCCGCGCCAGTGCATCGGGTAGCCGCGGCCGTCGAAGACGGGTGCCTCGATCCACCGGTGGTCGCGGCGGAAGCCGGTCGACCAGATCACCGAGGTGATACCGGCGGCCTCCAGGTCCAGTTCGCGCGGCTGCTCGTTCGGCTCCCACACCGGGACGTACCGGGGCTCGGTCGGGACGTCGATGCCGTGCGCGGCGATGTGCGCGTCGATGGCGTCCTTGATGCCCTCGGCGACCGCATCCGCGTGGTCGAGGTTCACCTTCAGGTCGTCGGCGAACTCCAGATCGGTGCCGGTGACTGCGGTGAGCCGCCCGTACAGCCGCATGCCGTCTCGGGCGAAGGCGCGCAGGTCGATGTCGCGGCCGCCGTCGCGGCCGGTGACGTAGTGGTTGACCCGCATGCGCACGGCGTCGGCGTCGTCGAACTCGTCGATGGACTTGTCGTAGTGGCCCATGTCGTCGAGCCAGGCCACGCAGTCGCGGCCGCGGTAGAAGCGGGCCACGCGAGGGGCGCTGCCGACGGCCAGGTGCACCTGGCGCCCGGCGAGGTGGAGGTCCTCGGCGATCTGGCAGCCGGACTGGCCGGTGCCGACCACGAGGACGGCGCCTTCGGGGAGCTGGTCGGGGCTGCGGTAGCGGGAGGAGTGGACCTGGGTGACGCGGTCGGGCAGGCGCTGGGCCATCGGCGGGACGGACGGCGTGTGGTACGGGCCGGTGGCGACGACCACCTGCTCGGCGGTGAAGTCCCCGGCGGTGGTGGACAGTTCGAACACCCCGCTCGGCGAGCGGCGCAGCCGGGTGACCGTCACACCCTCCACCAGTGGCGGCCGGAAGAAGGAGACATAGTCCTCCAGGTACCGGACGATCTCGTCACGGACCATGAACCCGTCCGGATCCTCGCCCTGATACGGATAACCAGGCAGCCTGCACTGCCAGTTGGGGGTCACCAGGCAGAAGGAGTCCCAGCGCCGCTCGCGCCACTCGTGCCCGACCCGGTTCGCCTCGATGACGACGTGTTCGACACCGCGCTGACCGAGGCAGTAGCTCATCGAGAGCCCCGCCTGACCGCCGCCGACCACGACCACCGGGATCGGTGCACCGCCCCTGCCCGTCAGGCTGTCAGGAAGGGCGCCGACCGGCCGTATCGCCGCAGCCGAACTCACCGAGTGCTCCCGTCGGCGCCGGTCAGGGATTCGACCGTGACCTTGGCGCCGCTGACGGCGGCGTACACGGCGGCGGTCCGCTCGATCTGTGCGAGCTGGTCGGAGGCGCCGGTGCAGAAGAAGCCGAACTTCTCCTTCACGCGTTCCCCGGCGATACCGAGTGCCGTACGGCTGCGCTCGACGAATTCCGCAAGCGCATACTGGCCGCCGGGAACGAAGTAGTCCTCGATGACCGTGGAGGGGGAATAGCAGCGCTGCGTCACACCATCGGGCCAGCGCACATGAAAATACATCTCGGGCATGACATCCTCCATGCCGGGCGCCGAGGTCTTGACACCTCGCCGCTGTCTGTGGAGACCAACTCCAGCCCTCGGTGATTGCCGAACGAAGTCATCCGGAATAAAGGGGAGTTACCACAACCTCACGCCGATGGTGCGAATATGCCGTGCCCATCAGCGTGCTCCGCGCATTACGGATGTCCCGCCCGAGCGGGTTTCCGTCGTGTCGGCTGGATCAGTCGCATCAGCCGAGCCGGCGAGCCTGACATGGTGGCGCGACCGATGGGGAGGCGCGACAGCCGTCGCCAGGCCGAGAGCAATCGTTCTCGTTCCCCTCGGCGCGGTCTTGGATCGGCGCGAACGTTTGCATTCGGCACGGGAGTTCATCAAAGACGGCGATGATCGACACGAGTCGCGGGAGTGGCCCTGCCGTCAAGGCGTCGGCGCCCTACCCGGTCGGCGCGCGGGCGTGGTGCACGGGCAGGTCTGGCGTGTGCACAGGTCAGCATCGGCCGGGCCGGAGCAGTGCCCCGATGGCCGGCACGCCCAGGAGCGGCGGGACTTCGGCATCTTTGCCGCGCGGTTGCCGACGTCGGTGCCCGGAGCAGGTCTCTTTTCAGCCATGCCTGTCTGACGTCCCTGTACGGAAAGGTACTTCCGTACGGGATCATGCACCTGACATCTTGCATCCACCACTCGTTTCGTACGGCCCGGCCCGTGTCCTCAGCACGGCCGGGCCGTCTCCGGAGGATGCTTTGATACCCCACACATCCAGCCGCCCTAGACGCACGCTGGTGCTGGCGGCCACACTCGGCGCCGCCCTCGCGTTCGGCACCCCGGGCGCCCTCGCCGGCACGCTGCCCGTCGCCCCCTCCACCGCGCCTGCCGCCAAGGCCCATGCTCCGGCCGCCGCGCCGGCTTCCCAGAGTGCGACCTGGGTGGCCGGGACGCGTGCCTACCTCGTGATCACCGCCCCCGGCGACAGTTCCGCGGTCCGCTCGGCGATCACGGCCAACGGCGGCACCGTCTTCTCGAACTTCGACGCCATCGGCGTGATCGTCGCCCACTCGACGTCCAGCACCTTCGCCGCCACCATGCGCGGCGTCGCGGGCGTGCAGCAGGTCGGCGCCACGCGTACCTCGGACGTCCCGGCCGACGCCTACAACCCGGCGCTCCCGGCCAATCCGGCCCAGGCCTCGACCCCGGCCGGAGAACCGGTCCGGGCCGACATGAGCCAGATCAAGGCCGACCAGGCCTGGGCCGTCAACCCGGGCTCCGCCTCCGTCACGGTCGGCATCCTGGACACCGGTGTGGACGACCAGCACCAGGACCTGGCGCCCAACTTCGACGCGGCCGACTCGGTCTCCTGTGCCTACGGCAAGCCCGACACCCGTGCCGGCGCGTGGCGGGACGTCGACACGCACGGCACTCACGTAGCGGGCACCGTCGCCGCGGCCAAGAACGGCAAGGGCGTCGTCGGCGTCGCACCCGGGGTGAAGATCGCCGCGGTCCGGGTCGCCGAGCCGGGCAACTCCTTCTTCTTCGCCGAGAACACCATCTGCGGCTTCGTCTGGGCCGGTGACCACGGCTTCAAGGTCACCAACAACAGCTATTACACGGACCCGTGGCAGTTCAACTGCCCGGACAACATCGACCAGGCCGCCATCATCGAGGGCGTCAAGCGCGCCCAGGAGTACGCCGAGGGCAAGGGTTCCCTCCAGATCGCCGCGGCGGGCAACGAGAACTACGACCTCGCCCACAAGACGACGGACTCCGCGAGCCCGAACGACTCGACGCCGGTCACCCGCACCATCACCAACGCCTGCCTCGACATCCCGACCGAGCTGCCGGGCGTGGTCACGGTCGCGGCCAACGGCACCGGCGTCACCAAGGCCTCGTTCTCCAACTACGGTCAGGGCGTCATCGACGTCGCGGCGCCGGGCAGCAACGTGTACTCCACCGTCCCCGGCGGCGGCTACGGCAGCAAGAGCGGCACCTCGATGGCCACCCCGCACGTGGTCGGCGTGGCGGCACTCATCGCCAGCGCCAATCCCGGCATCACCCCGGCGCAGCTCCGCGCCAAGCTGGCCGAGCAGGCCAACGACATCGCCTGCCCCTCGGACAGCCGCTGCACGGGCACGACAGCCAACAACTCCTTCTTCGGCGAAGGACAGGTCGACGCCCTCAAGGCCGTCGGGGCCACTCCCCCGCCCGGCAAGTACTTCGAGAGCCTCGCGGACTTCGCCGTCAACGACAACGCGACCGTGGAGAGCCCGATCACCGTCACCGGTGTGACCGGCAACGCCCCGGCCACCCTCAAGGTCGGTGTGGACATCAAGCACACCTACATCGGTGACCTGAAGGTCGACCTGGTGGCGCCGGACGGCACCGTCTACACGCTGCACAACCACACCGGCGGGAGCGCCGACAACATCGCCCAGACCTACACCGTGAACGCCTCCTCGGAGGTCGCGAACGGCACCTGGAAACTGCGCGTCAACGACAACGCCGCCTCCGACACCGGCAAGATCGACGCCTGGAACCTGACCTTCTAGCGCAGGCCGCGACAACACCCGCGCACAGCACGCGCAGCGCCGACCACAGCTCCCGGCCCGTGGTCGGCGTTCAAGGCGGGCTGCGCTCTGTTCGGCCAGGGCTGCCAACTGCTGGGCGGCTGAGGGCATATGGGCCCCGGCGGCGGTGTACACCGCGTGTTGGGGCCCATATGCCGCAGGCGTCCGAGCCGAGACCACGTCCCGGATCGAGCAACAGCGCCTGCGCACCGACCTCACACCGGGCTTCCGCTCCTGCGCGGAAGTCCCAGTGGAGCCGCTCAGTCGGTCAAGGGTGTGCAGTGCACGTTGTTCGCTCCACCGCTCTGCCCGGAGATCCGTCCCCAGTAGCTCACACAGTGCCCGGGGTGGCCGATGTACACCGGGCCGGCGTACGTCGTGTAAGAACCGTCATCGAACTCGGGGTCGACGTCCTGGGCGTCCGTGACTGCCGCCAGCATGGACACGGCGGTGCCGGGACGGGCGCGCACCGTGACCACGCAGTCCTGTCCCGTGGAGGGGTTGTACGTCAGGTAGACCGTGCCCGCCGTACCGACCGGTGCCGAGTCGACCACCGCGTAGCCCGCCCCGCAGACACCGTTGTACTTCGCCAGGGGCGTCGCCGCCCCTGCCTGCGGTGCGACGGCCCCCAGGGCGCCGACCACGGCAGCTGTGACCGCTCCGACCGCTGCGGCACGCTGAATGATGTTCATGTGAATCCCCCGTCTCGTCGACAGCCCCAACAGCTTGTCGACCTCGCAGGGATTGACCGTCGTCACCCGAACAGCGTTGTAGGTCACCGGCACCCGGTTACGGAACCCGGACACGGAGTGAACGGGTCCGTGGGTATCGCTCATGATCGCGGCGCGCCCTCAGGACGAGACGCACCGCGAGTTGCAGCCGGCTGCCCTGTTCCTCTCCCTGGTGACCGACTGCTTGATCACGGGCGCCGCTGTGTACCCCGCCCGCGAACACCCCTCGCTCGCACAGCCCCTGGGCCTGCCGGGCCCGGTCGCACAGCCATACCTCCGGAAGTCCCTGAGCCAACAGCTCCGCGGCCTGGCGATCCACCGACTCTCTGGTGAGGGCGACTACAGGTCCGGAGCGGCGCGCAACGCCTGGTCGACGCGGGCCGTCGCCGTCACCGGTTCACGAGCGTGTCACAGTGCTGTCCGGATGGTTACTGTCCGGCCCTCGTGCTGCGCATTTATTGATCGTCACCGTATTCACCATACGGTTGGCGGCAGTTGGCGGATTAAGGGGAGATGACCCTCATGCACAACCAGGACGATGCCTCGTCGGCGGTCGGCGAGGAGAGGTTGGTCGCTGGTCGGTACCGGCTGCTGTCCGTGCTCGGCGAGGGCGGGATGGGCACCGTGTGGCGGGCCCGCGACCAAGTGCTCGGCCGTGACGTCGCGGTGAAGGAGGTGCGTGCCTCCATCGAGCTGCCCGCCGAGCGCAGCAGGCAGATGTACGTCCGGCTGGAGCGGGAGGCGTGGGCGGCGGCGCGGGTCAACGCTCGAGGAGTCGTGACCGTCCATGACGTGGTGAACTTCGACGACCGGCCGTGGATCGTGATGGAGCTCGTGCGTGGCCGCTCCCTCGCCGACGTGATCAGCTCAGAGGGCTCCCTGGCACCGCGCGAGGTCGCGCGGATCGGTGTCGAGGTACTCGCCGCTCTGCGTGCGGCCCACACTGCCGGCGTGCTGCACCGCGACGTGAAGCCCGCCAACGTGCTGCTCGCCGACGAGGGCCGCATCGTCCTGACGGACTTCGGCATAGCCAGTGTGGAGGGCAGCACCGCGCTGACGATGACGGGTGAGGTGGTCGGATCGCCCGAATACCTCGCTCCCGAGCGGGCGTTGGGCCGGACCCCAGGCACCGCTTCCGATCTCTGGTCACTCGGGGCGCTCCTCTACACGGCCGTACAGGGACGTTCGCCGTTCCGCCGTACGAGTGCCCTGTCGACGCTGCGTGCCGTCGTGGATGACGAGTTGCCTCCGCCGCATCGGGCCGGACCGTTGACGGCGGTCATCGAGGGGCTCATGCGCAAGGACCCTGAGGAGCGCATGGGTGCCGAGGAGGCCATGAGCGAACTCGTGCAATGTGCAGATGAGTTGGCGGCCCCGGCCGAGACAGCGGGCGCCGATCCGGGGGTGACCACGTCTTCGGCGACGGGTGGCATCACTGCCGCGGTCACCGCGGCGGTGCCGGCTACGGAGAAGGCACCGATCGAGGCCACCTCGGCTGCCACGGCTGCGGCGGAGGTGCCCGAGGCTCAGGCCACGCCTGCGCCGCTGGGCACGTTCGGTCCTCCTCGCAGTAGCTCGGCGTTCGGGCCCGCCGCAGCCCTACCGGCCCCGGCGGCCGGATTCGGGCAGGATGGCACGTCGGGGCCCGCCTCCGCTCCGCTCAGCCGTCGTAGGACATATCTGGTGGGGGCGGTGGCCATCGCGCTGGTTCTGGCCGGCGCGGGTCTCACCTACACGTTGATGAACCAGAGCGATGACAAGGCCGGCAAGGACGCCGAAACCACCAGCACCGGCACTGCGTCCAAGCCTGTGTCGGTGGCTGTCACCGGCAACGCAACCACGTTCGACGGGAGTTGCCCGGGCGGAGAAGGTCAGGCGCCCTGGTTCACCGCTACGTTCAAGACGGACCGGGCTCCGGTCCAGTTCTCGTACCGGTGGGTGTCCGACAACGGAGCTGTGGTGGATCGGGAGTGGCGGACTCTGTCATTCCGTGAAGGTGACCCGACGAGCAAGACGGAGACGGTGCGCCTGTCGACGTGGGCACAGGAAGGAACGTTGAAGAGCGCGATGGCCGTGGAGATCAAGTCGCCGTTCGACACGAAGTCCAACTCTGTGCCGTTTTCCATCACTTGCCGATCGAACGGTGAGTGACAAGGCACCATGTCTTTCATAATTGGGCCAATCTGTCTTCCCTCAAGGAGATTCCGTGCTGTCGGTCATCGTGGGACGCACCGGTCCGTTCACCGGTCAGAGCGTGGTTCTCGGAGAAGCTCCTGTGACGTTCGGGCGCAAGAGTGACAACGACGTCATCATCGTCAGCGTCAGCGCCTCCCGCTTCCACGCCGAGATCGTCACCGAGAACGACACGTACGTCCTTCACGACCGTGGTAGCAGGAACGGCACCTTCGTCAACGAACAGCGCGTCGAGCGGCACGAGTTGACGCCCGGCGACACCATACGCATCGGCGACGAGACTTTTCTGTTCGAGACCCAGGAAGCCGTGGAGACGGTCATGGACCTCTCCCAGATGGACCTGCCGCGCGCCAACGCGGTCGTGGACCCGGGAGTCCTCCGGGTCACGGTGAGCGGCGGTGGTCCCGTCGGCCTCGCGTTCGCGCTGCTGCTGGAGGAAGCGCTGTCCGGACGGGTCGCGATCACCGTCTACGACGGCCGGTGGGTCCGCAGCGGCACCTCCGTCGTCTGGAAGGACGCCGCCCAGGGCAACGTCCGCCGCCAGCAGGTCGTCACCGTCCAGAGCCGGCAGTACCTGGCACTGACGCAGGAGATGCAGACGGCGATGTTCGGCGACAGCGGCCAGTTCTCCGAGATGTGGCCGCTGGGCCCCGACTCCGTGGACGGACGGCCGCCCCGCAACATACGCATTGCCTACATCGAGGACCGGCTGCTTGAGCTGGCCAACCGCAAGTCCGCCATCCGGCTGGTGCCCAAGCGGTTCGACCTGACCGAGCAGGAACACCTCATCGCCCGTGACCATGTGCTGGTCATCAGTGAGGGTGGCCGCTCGCGCACTCGTGAGCACTTCGCCGACCGCTTCGGCATGGCCGACGCCTCCATCTACTCCCTGGACGGCGAGCACATCCAGGACGTGGTGCTCGGGCTCAGGGTCAAGTCCCGGCTGCCGGACCCGATGAGCGTGCTGCTGACCGTGGCGCAGAACCGGTTCCTGCTCAACTCGCTGCGCGGCGAAGGCTTCTTGAACATGCGCCTCACCCGGGAGGAGGCGCGCAACGTCATCGGCATCGACCCGGTGCGGCAGGTCTTCGAGGAGTGCATCGCGGCCCGGCCGTGTCTGATGAGCCGCCACGAGGACAACGAGTTCGCCTGCCCCACCCACGGCACGCTCTTCCTCCCGGCGCTGCTGCGCAGCTCACCGCTGTGGAAGCGCATCCTGGAAGGGCTGCGGCTGTTCGATGTCCCCGAAGAGGACCTCAGCGCCATCACGTCGTTCCGCCTCGACATGGTCCAGCGCCCGAGGTTCACAGCCCAGCTCACCCGCCCGACCGCGGACCGTCCGGGAACGTACGGCTTCCTCCTGGGCGACGCGGCCAACGCCATCCACTTCTGGCCCGGACGTGGCCTCAACAGCGGCGTGGCCTCGGCCGTCTCGCTGGCCCGCTCCCTCAGCCGGGTCTGGCGCGGAAGGCCGCTGCGCGACGCGGACTTCATCCGGCACGAGGCGGCGATGTCCATGCTCCAGTACCGGCACAAGAGCCGCGCCTGGAACGCTATGGTCACCACGGACGAGCGGGGCGTGACCCGGGCGATCAAGGACATCATCGACGGCAGCATGGACGGCACGGCGAAGCCGGCGGGAGCAGGTGCCGTGGGCCGGATGCCTTCCGTCCCGGCCGCAGTCCCGGTTCCGGGCTCGGCCGCGGGCTCCGGCTCCGGATCTTGGTCTGGGTCTGGGTCTGGCTCTGGGTCTGCGGAAGCCCACCTGGAGGTCCTGCTGGACCGCATGCGGGCGATACGTGAACGGCTGGCTCCCCGCATGCCGGGGCTGCCGGACGACAACGTGCTCCGGGCCCACCTCTCCAAGCTGTCACCCGCGACCCTGCGTACGCTCCAGGAGAGCGGCGCGTGGGACACGTTGATCGTCAGCGGCGAGGAAGCCGACATCGACATCTTCTACCAGCAGGACGCCCCGGTCTTCGTCCCGGCCGCCCCGCAACCGTCCCAGCCGCGCCCCGACCCCCGCAGCTCGGCTCTTCTGGGTCCGGCCTGACGGCTGTCGTCCCGGCAGTCTCTGATTCCCGTGTCGGCCGACACGGGAATCAGAGACAGGGCCATCGTCTGCCACCGGCTCACGCCTCGCGCCGTCGGCGAGGAGAACGTCGTTCCTCGCGGGCCCGGACAGTGCGGCGCGGTGCACGGTGCCGAAAGCACTGGCTCAACCGGCGGCCCGAAGGTGCAAGCGGTGCCGCAACCTCGTTTCCTGGCAAGGCCGTTGACCAGCGGAGCCAGGACACGTCGACGTCCGACTCATAGAAGCGACAGGGCGCCAGTCGCTCACCTTTAAGTCAGTGGAGAAGTGCGCGCAGCGGAACCCCATGGCTAGGACGCGGTAAAGCCAGGATCCAGCCGATGCAGTGCACGAGGGCCAATGGAGCAGCACCCGACCACGGTGGCAGCGGTCGCCAGCAGCGCTGGCTTGATCTTGTGAAGACTGCATGGATATCAGTTCCGTGGGCCAGCGATTTTTGGACCCGACCGCCAGGCCGTTGCTGCGCCGTCCCACGGCCACGGGCTCGGCCTCGCCGGATCCGCCGGCCGGTGCCCCTCATCCGCCCGAGCGATGTCGGTCACCCACCGTCTCCCCGAGGGCGCGCTCATGGTCCCTTACAGTCGATGTGTTGCGCTGCCCCGGAAGGAAGACCCTCTTGAGCGACGACGCGCCGAGCGGCGTCCTGAGCAAGGCGCTCGCCGTGCTGCAGGCGTTCACCGTCGAGGACACGACCCTGGGCTTCACCGAACTCCGGCGGCGTACGGGTTTCGCGAAGAGCACCCTGCACCGGGTGCTCGGGGACCTGGTGGCGGCCCGGCTGCTGGACCGCGTCCAGGAGCGTTACCGCCTGTCGGGGCTCGTCTTCGAGCTCGGGATGCGCGCGTCGGTCGAGCGTGGGCTGCTCGAAGTGGCCACGCCGTTTCTCGAGGACCTGTACGAGCGCACGCACGAACTCGTCCATCTGGGCACCCGCGAGGGAACAGAGGTCGTGTACGTCGCCAAGGTGGGCGGCCACCAGCAGGCCAACTCCCCCTCCCGGCTCGGCGGCCGCATGCCGCTGCACGCGACGGCCCTCGGGAAGGTGCTGCTGAGCCAAGCCCCGGACGACGTGCGGGAGACCGTGCTGGGCGGACCCCTGGAGCGCAAGGCACCGCGGACGATCACCAATGTCGAGGTGCTGACGCGCCAACTGTCGGACGTCGTCACCCAGGGGGTGGCCTTCGAGTACGAGGAGTCGGCGGTCGGCATCGTCTGCGTGGCCGCCGGGATCTTCGGTCCGTCGGACGACATCATGGCGGCGGTCAGTGTGACGGGCCCGGTGCACCGGTTCCAGCCCGCCCGGCACGCCTCCAGTGTGCGAGCCGCCGCGGCCGGGATTTCCGCGACGCTCTGCCGTCGCGAGGAGCTGCGCAGCCACTGATCGGGCGCCGCGCGGACACTGATCGACGGACGAGTTCCGCGAGACGGAACACATTGCTGGGCGCCAGACGGCCCTCGTGTTCAAGCTGTCGGCATGAACGAGTTCTCTCCCGGTCACGACTCCGTGGCTCAGGCGGCCGATCGCCTGCTGCTCGCCGCCGCCGACCGTGTGCCCTGTCCACCGGTGCGTGATCTGATCGGCAGCGACGACGTGAAGGCGGCCTACGCCGTCCAAGAGCTGCTGACCGCGCGCCGCCTCGAAGCGGGCGGCCGGATCACCGGCCGCAAGATCGGCCTCACCTCCCCCGCCGTGCAGCAGCAACTGGGCGTGGAGCAGCCGGACTTCGGGGTGCTGTTCGCGGACATGAGCGTCGCGGACGGGGCATCCGTACCGGTCGACGAGCTGCTCCAGCCGAAGGTCGAGGCGGAGATCGCGTTCGTGCTGGGCGCCGACCTCGCCGAGGGGACGCTCGACGCCGCGCAGATCCGGGCCGCGGTGGCGCATGCCGTCCCCGCCCTGGAGATCGTGGACAGCCGGATCGCCGGCTGGGACATCACCTTCGGCGACACCGTCGCCGACAACGGCTCCTCCGCGCTCTACGTCCTCGGCACCCCGGCCAAGCCGCTCACCGAGTTCGAGCCGGTCGAGGCCGCCATGACCCTCGAACGGGGTGGGGAGACCGTCTCCCGCGGCAACGGCGCAGCCTGTCTGGGCGATCCGCTGGCCGCCCTGGCCTGGCTCGCCCGCACCGCGCGCGACGTCGGCGATCCGCTGCGCGCGGGCCAGGTCGTGCTGTCCGGCGCGCTCGGCCCGATGGTGCCCGCCGCCGCCGGAGACGTGTTCAGCGCCGAGATCACCGGGCTCGGCTCCGTCTCCGTCCGCTTCCACACTTCCGGCGACGAAGGAGCCTCCGCATGAAGACCAAGGTAGCCGTCATCGGCTCGGGCAACATCGGCACCGACCTGATGATCAAGGTGCTTCGCCTGTCGGACACCCTGGAGATGGGGGCGATGGTCGGCATCGACCCCGCCTCCGACGGCCTCGCCCGGGCCAAGCGGCTCGGGGTCCCCGTGACCGCCGAGGGCGTCCAGGGCCTGATCGCCATGGACGGCTTCGAGGACATCAAGATCGTCTTCGACGCCACGTCCGCGAAGGCGCACATCGCCAACGCCCACGCGCTCGCCCCGTACGGCAAGCAGCTCATCGACCTCACCCCCGCCGCCATCGGCCCGATGGTGATCCCCGCGGTCAACCTGGCGGAGCATGTCGGCGCGGACAACGTCAACATGGTGACGTGCGGCGGTCAGGCCACCATCCCGGTCGTCGCCGCGATCTCCTCGGTGGCTCCGGTCCCGTACGCGGAGATCGTCGCCTCGATCGCCTCGAAGAGCGCCGGTCCCGGCACCCGCGCCAACATCGACGAGTTCACCGAGACGACCAGCCACGCCATCGAGACCGTCGGCGGCGCCGAGCGCGGCAAGGCCGTCATCATCCTCAACCCGGCCGAACCGCCGCTGATCATGCGCGACACCGTGCTCGCGCTCGTCGACGCGCCCGACGAGGCGACCCACGACGCGATCCGCACAGCCGTCGCGCAACGGGTCGACGAGGTGTCGGCGTACGTGCCGGGCTACCGCCTCAAGCAGCAGGTGCAGATCACCCCCGTCCCCGCGGACCAGCCG is a genomic window containing:
- a CDS encoding IclR family transcriptional regulator, which translates into the protein MSDDAPSGVLSKALAVLQAFTVEDTTLGFTELRRRTGFAKSTLHRVLGDLVAARLLDRVQERYRLSGLVFELGMRASVERGLLEVATPFLEDLYERTHELVHLGTREGTEVVYVAKVGGHQQANSPSRLGGRMPLHATALGKVLLSQAPDDVRETVLGGPLERKAPRTITNVEVLTRQLSDVVTQGVAFEYEESAVGIVCVAAGIFGPSDDIMAAVSVTGPVHRFQPARHASSVRAAAAGISATLCRREELRSH
- a CDS encoding fumarylacetoacetate hydrolase family protein; this encodes MNEFSPGHDSVAQAADRLLLAAADRVPCPPVRDLIGSDDVKAAYAVQELLTARRLEAGGRITGRKIGLTSPAVQQQLGVEQPDFGVLFADMSVADGASVPVDELLQPKVEAEIAFVLGADLAEGTLDAAQIRAAVAHAVPALEIVDSRIAGWDITFGDTVADNGSSALYVLGTPAKPLTEFEPVEAAMTLERGGETVSRGNGAACLGDPLAALAWLARTARDVGDPLRAGQVVLSGALGPMVPAAAGDVFSAEITGLGSVSVRFHTSGDEGASA
- a CDS encoding acetaldehyde dehydrogenase (acetylating), producing the protein MKTKVAVIGSGNIGTDLMIKVLRLSDTLEMGAMVGIDPASDGLARAKRLGVPVTAEGVQGLIAMDGFEDIKIVFDATSAKAHIANAHALAPYGKQLIDLTPAAIGPMVIPAVNLAEHVGADNVNMVTCGGQATIPVVAAISSVAPVPYAEIVASIASKSAGPGTRANIDEFTETTSHAIETVGGAERGKAVIILNPAEPPLIMRDTVLALVDAPDEATHDAIRTAVAQRVDEVSAYVPGYRLKQQVQITPVPADQPVHTLTQAAATHQVSVFLEVEGAAHYLPAYAGNLDIMTSAALRMAEAMAARATELQGAGA